One Gambusia affinis linkage group LG15, SWU_Gaff_1.0, whole genome shotgun sequence genomic window carries:
- the lrrc32 gene encoding transforming growth factor beta activator LRRC32, whose product MQRQESAESRWCAVQAPSCEWVHKDVKPAWSGATEKKKISHPLRTMAAFQLLFPLWASCVAAAAHPSRHIAPCQVVQMDVFCSDLSLRSAPLNLPQGVQMLDLSRNQVQNLSLETLGFHTGLHQLNLHSNKIHFIQPGLFKDMKDLRVLDLSRNHLNVFALSKINVGPLVAVESLDLSSNGLYTGMSDYFLAESPSLANLSLDSNSITKIAQNTFSRSSSLRKISLHNNVILEIEDGAFDSLDHLTEIDLSKNSITCIIDFNLYNLEVLNLSKNSIEFFQSVKSENSFKLRSLDLSENKMLYFPLLPEKNVLEFLNVSRNHIQTLNTTGSVLNLTNLDDLKYLDMSHNKLKSLSEVFFSNMESLEVLNVSNNCISSFSVTSKDILHKVRVINLSHNSLQSLTFGENALHSLKKLFLQGNDLAVLDQQIFQRLPSIKYLQLQQNNLQICNSEQNQNGLRLKGQNHQDPIGCVSFSSVYNLHFLYLSENNLRAIPAKAFVNTPLKLLDLSLNPGLDMHQDSLFGLEDSLVHLLLRENNMSSLNTDLTSLKSLKHVDLSTNQLNTLPTWNKDSAIESLNLQNNNLVTLDQSTVLALERSLKTLYMGSNPLSCCDNLGFLHTVQHSTIVVPDIETVTCVHEGSPEPVNIEKLTREMCHQPDAPNYTAVVVMTLLVVIILLALLVKCFRSRRRKRSRGFHA is encoded by the exons ATGCAGAGGCAGGAGTCAGCTGAGAGCCGTTGGTGTGCGGTGCAGGCGCCGAGCTGCGAGTGGGTGCATAAGGATGTAAAACCAGCGTGGTCAGGAGCCACTGAAAAGAAGAAGATTAGTCATCCGCTGAG GACCATGGCCGCCTTCCAGCTGCTCTTCCCGCTGTGGGCCAGCTGTGTGGCCGCGGCCGCACATCCTTCCCGACACATCGCTCCATGCCAAGTT GTCCAGATGGATGTGTTCTGCAGCGATCTAAGTCTCAGGAGCGCACCACTCAACCTTCCTCAGGGAGTCCAAATGCTGGATCTTTCTCGAAACCAGGTTCAAAACCTCTCGCTGGAAACCTTAGGCTTTCACACCGGCCTTCACCAACTGAACCTTCATTCCAACAAGATCCACTTCATCCAGCCAGGACTCTTCAAAGACATGAAGGATCTGAGAGTCCTGGATCTCTCCCGGAATCACCTGAATGTTTTTGCACTCTCCAAAATAAACGTCGGCCCTCTCGTGGCTGTGGAGTCATTGGATCTTTCAAGCAATGGGTTGTACACAGGTATGTCAGACTACTTCCTGGCTGAATCCCCATCTCTGGCAAACCTTTCACTGGACAGCAACAGCATCACAAAAATAGCACAGAACACCTTCAGCAGATCATCATCTTTGAGGAAAATTAGTCTCCACAACAATGTCATCCTGGAGATAGAAGATGGAGCTTTCGACTCTTTGGATCATCTGACAGAAATTGATTTGTCTAAGAATTCAATCACCTGCATCATAGACTTCAATCTTTACAACTTGGAGGTCCTTAATCTCAGCAAGAATAGCATTGAGTTTTTCCAGAGTGTGAAGTCAGAAAACTCCTTTAAGCTTCGCTCTCTGGAtctgagtgaaaacaaaatgctttactTCCCTCTCCTCCCAGAAAAGAATGTGCTTGAATTTCTGAACGTATCACGAAACCATATTCAGACTCTCAACACCACAGGGAGTGTCCTGAACCTCACAAATTTGGATGATTTAAAATACCTGGACATGAGTCACAATAAACTCAAAAGTTTATCTGAGGTTTTCTTTTCCAATATGGAATCACTTGAAGTCCTCAATGTGAGTAACAACTGTATCAGCTCATTTTCTGTCACATCTAAAGACATTCTGCACAAGGTGAGGGTCATCAATCTAAGCCATAATTCTCTACAGAGTTTGACTTTTGGGGAAAACGCCCTTCACTCCCTGAAAAAGCTCTTTTTACAGGGAAATGATCTTGCTGTCTTAGACcagcaaatatttcaaagactGCCCAGCATCAAGtacctgcagctccagcagaaCAATCTGCAAATCTGTAACAGTGAGCAAAACCAAAATGGCTTAAGGCTGAAGGGCCAAAACCACCAGGATCCAATTGGTTGTGTGTCATTCTCATCTGTTTACAACCTGCACTTCCTGTACCTCTCTGAAAATAATCTGAGGGCCATTCCTGCAAAGGCGTTTGTGAACACCCCTTTGAAATTACTAGACTTGTCCCTAAATCCAGGATTAGACATGCACCAGGACTCCTTGTTTGGCTTGGAGGATTCACTGGTCCATCTGCTGCTGAGGGAAAACAACATGTCAAGCCTAAACACAGACCTGACCTCCCTGAAGAGCCTCAAACACGTTGACCTGTCCACCAACCAATTGAACACCCTACCGACCTGGAACAAAGACTCCGCCATCGAGTCCTTGAACCTGCAGAACAACAACCTGGTCACCCTAGACCAATCCACTGTCCTCGCCTTGGAGCGTTCCTTAAAGACCCTATACATGGGCTCCAACCCTCTAAGCTGCTGCGACAACCTGGGCTTCCTCCACACGGTGCAGCACTCCACGATCGTTGTTCCTGACATTGAGACCGTGACTTGTGTTCACGAGGGGTCTCCGGAGCCAGTGAACATTGAGAAGTTGACCAGAGAAATGTGTCACCAACCAGATGCCCCAAACTACACGGCGGTTGTCGTGATGACACTGTTAGTCGTGATTATCCTGCTGGCGCTGCTGGTTAAATGTTTTCGATCAAGGAGACGAAAGCGCAGCAGAGGCTTTCATGCATAG